One window from the genome of Clarias gariepinus isolate MV-2021 ecotype Netherlands chromosome 15, CGAR_prim_01v2, whole genome shotgun sequence encodes:
- the LOC128543416 gene encoding interferon-induced protein 44-like isoform X2, with translation MATTSYFANVLNQSKEANSKEPPSFSFSADNPTQDKNKDSTSKSKNKDKEVTKDVWPNLHLLETPWRSVNWTSESREELMEKVESYKPASGAVSEARVLLLGPVGAGKSSFISSVQSVFSGRVVNRAMVGSSASVGFTKKLQAFPIRRSGESSDSTALTLCDIMGIGDSTGLSLYDALCVVKGHVIEGHQFSAEEPVRSDTMGFIKKPTLKDKIHCVVFVVDASKINTYAKGLSTTFQQLREHISSLGVHQVALLTHVDEVCTVTSRDVSQVYRSRDVQQLMVKAGELIGMATSYIVPVRNYSSQLELDDNIDILLLSAVDHILQYVNLYFQDTAVDYKVTN, from the exons ATGGCTACTACTTCATACTTTGCAAATGTCCTGAATCAATCAAAAGAAGCTAACTCAAAGGAACCcccttcattttctttttcag CAGATAATCCAACCCAGGACAAAAATAAGGACAGCACTtctaaaagcaaaaacaaagacaaGGAAGTGACcaaag ATGTGTGGCCAAATTTACATCTACTCGAGACTCCATGGAGATCAGTGAACTGGACCTCGGA ATCCAGGGAGGAACTGATGGAGAAGGTTGAGTCATACAAGCCGGCCAGCGGTGCTGTGTCTGAGGCTAGAGTCCTGCTTCTGGGTCCTGTTGGTGCAGGAAAGTCCAGTTTCATTAGTTCTGTGCAGTCTGTCTTTTCTGGCCGTGTCGTGAACCGGGCCATGGTGGGCTCATCTGCCTCTGTAGGCTTTACAAAAAAg CTCCAGGCATTTCCCATCAGACGTAGTGGAGAGAGTTCAGACTCCACCGCTTTGACCCTGTGTGATATTATGGGGATTGGAGACTCAACTGGACTAAGCCTTTATGATGCGCTCTGTGTTGTTAAGGGACATGTAATAGAGGGACATCAG TTCAGTGCTGAAGAGCCGGTGAGATCTGACACCATGGGCTTCATAAAGAAACCCACCCTCAAAGACAAGATTCACTGCGTGGTGTTTGTGGTGGATGCATCAAAAATCAACACTTATGCCAAAGGACTGAGCACCACATTCCAGCAGCTTCGAGAACACATCAGCAGCCTGG GTGTGCACCAGGTGGCGCTTCTGACTCACGTGGATGAAGTGTGCACAGTCACGTCTCGTGACGTCAGCCAGGTGTACAGGAGCCGTGATGTTCAGCAGCTG ATGGTGAAAGCCGGAGAGCTTATTGGAATGGCCACATCCTACATCGTGCCTGTGAGGAACTACTCCTCCCAGCTGGAGCTCGATGACAACATAGATATCTTACTGCTCAGTGCTGTCGACCACATCCTGCAGTACGTTAATCTGTACTTCCAGGACACCGCTGTGGACTATAAAGTTACCAACTAG
- the sass6 gene encoding spindle assembly abnormal protein 6 homolog: MTDLLFNKTLLVHVKCKDCDDRRAVIRVSIELQLISNPIHRRDLVVRLTDDTDLYFLYNLVISEEDFQSLKVQQGLLIDFTAFPQKFIDLLEQCISEQSKENPRFLLQLSSPSSALNHGSANLNIVETNAFKHLTHLSLKLLPGSDVEIKKYLANCLATIKEEKEQLQQKLKKTEEDLTRQLNYAQQTLSEKSRELDKLRSEWTSQTTILSSRHTQDLTTEREKALEIQTRLQQQNEQLRRELEATHQRSTQQLQTRLSELETSNRELTEKRYKSDSTIRDLKAKLLGLEEESQRMKQQVASLRRENGTLDTECHEKERLVNQLQTRVAVLEQEIKDKDQLILRTKEVLEATQQQKMSVEEAAETKQLQLGKLELTVKSLSEELIKANGIIKKLQGDLKALVGKIKVKNTVTVSQEKVLQETTERLQREQRELQETQHRLRLKEDEVSKLKEQLEAAVKKLDESQEVLKTNENVITWLNKQLNENQLSRKNDTVGVFETPQPGAGLRFGPASHNTLDSKTFSSLGQPYPVTSTLNSKHSFPLSCVSAGPRSVLTLHNPNPGPKVQFNPMSAKASLSPLEVNGNPLAPQSSSNKENGEPLGLDSKYFERREESIPLRGLIPSMHLNKEIPKPASNMTGIKPAALSAYFPG; this comes from the exons ATGACGGATTTGCTTTTTAACAAGACTTTGCTAGTACACGTCAAGTGTAAAGACTGCGACGACAG GCGAGCAGTTATCAGAGTCAGTATTGAACTGCAGCTTATTTCAAACCCCATACACAGGCGG gatttGGTTGTAAGACTGACTGATGACACTGATCTCTACTTTCTGTATAACCTTGTCATATCTGAGGAGGACTTTCAAAG CTTAAAAGTCCAGCAGGGTCTTCTGATAGACTTCACCGCTTTCCCTCAAAAGTTCATAGACCTATTAGAACAATGCATCTCTGAGCAGAGCAAAGAAAATCCAAG GTTCTTGCTGCAGCTTTCCTCTCCATCGTCTGCACTAAACCACGGCTCTGCTAATCTAAACATTGTGGAGACCAACGCGTTCAAGCACCTCACACACCTTTCTCTCAAACTGCTCCCTGGCTCAGAtgtggaaataaagaaatatctgGCTAATTGTTTGGCCACGATCAAG GAGGAAAAGGAACAACTCCAACAAAAACTAAAGAAGACAGAAGAGGATCTGACTAGACAGCTAAACTATGCACAGCAG ACGTTGTCTGAGAAGAGCCGGGAGCTAGACAAACTACGCTCTGAATGGACTTCACAAACAACGATTTTGTCCAGCAGACATACGCAAGACCTCACTACAGAGCGTGAAAAAGCTCTAGAG ATCCAGACGAGGCTGCAGCAGCAGAATGAACAGCTGAGGCGTGAGCTGGAGGCGACTCATCAGCGCAGCACGCAACAACTACAGACCCGACTATCTGAGCTGGAGACGTCCAACAGGGAGCTTACAGAGAAAAGGTACAAAAGTGACTCCACCATCAGAGACCTGAAAGCCAAACTGCTCGGCCTTGAGGAG GAGTCTCAGAGGATGAAGCAGCAAGTGGCGTCTCTCCGGAGGGAGAACGGCACCCTCGATACAGAATGTCATGAAAAAGAGCGACTTGTTAATCAGCTGCAGACTCGAGTAGCCGTGCTTGAGCAGGAGATTAAAGACAAAGATCAACTCATACTCCGAACCAAAGAGGTGCTCGAGGCCACGCAGCAGCAAAAG ATGTCTGTTGAAGAAGCTGCCGAGACAAAACAGCTGCAGCTTGGAAAGTTGGAGTTGACAGTAAAATCTTTATCTGAGGAGCTTATAAAG GCAAATGGCATCATTAAAAAGCTTCAGGGAGATCTGAAGGCTCTGGTGGGAAAGATTAAGGTGAAGAACACAGTAACTGTGTCTCAGGAGAAAGTGCTGCAGGAGACGACTGAAAGACTGCAGAGGGAGCAAAGGGAGCTGCAGGAGACGCAGCACAGACTGAGGCTCAAAGAGGACGAG GTATCAAAGTTAAAGGAGCAATTGGAGGCCGCAGTTAAAAAACTGGATGAGAGCCAAGAAGTGCTGAAAACTAACGAAAAtg TGATAACATGGCTGAACAAACAACTGAATGAAAACCAGCTGTCCAGGAAGAATGACACTGTTGGTGTGTTTGAGACACCACAGCCTGGTGCTGGACTGAGATTTGGACCTGCTTCTCACAACACg CTTGATAGTAAAACTTTCTCCTCCTTGGGCCAGCCGTATCCTGTAACTTCCACATTAAACTCCAAGCACTCGTTCCCTCTGTCATGTGTGAGCGCTGGGCCGCGTTCTGTTCTCACTTTACACAATCCCAACCCAGGACCAAAG GTCCAGTTTAACCCCATGAGTGCCAAAGCCAGTCTGTCTCCATTGGAAGTAAATGGAAACCCATTAGCACCACAGTCGTCCTCCAATAAGGAGAA CGGGGAGCCACTTGGGTTAGACTCAAAATACTTCGAGAGACGAGAGGAGAGCATCCCTTTGCGCGGCCTGATACCCAGCATGCACCTGAACAAAG aaatCCCTAAACCCGCCTCGAACATGACCGGTATAAAACCCGCAGCTCTGTCAGCATATTTTCCTGGATGA
- the mfsd14a1 gene encoding MFSD14 family MFS transporter — MTQSKKKKRVNRSLLLAKKIIIKDGGTPQGFGSPSVYHAVIVIFLEFFAWGLLTAPTLVVLHETFPKHTFLMNGLIQGVKGLLSFLSAPLIGALSDVWGRKSFLLLTVFFTCAPIPLMKISPWWYFAVISVSGVFAVTFSVVFAYVADITQEHERSMAYGLVSATFAASLVTSPAIGAYLSRAYGDSLVVVLASAIAMLDICFILVAVPESLPEKMRPASWGAPISWEQADPFASLKKVGQDSTVLLICITVFLSYLPEAGQYSSFFLYLRQIMGFSPESVAAFIAVLGLLSIVAQTVVLSLLMRSIGNKNTILLGLGFQILQLAWYGFGSEPWMMWAAGAVAAMSSITFPAVSALVSRTADPDQQGVGQGMITGIRGLCNGLGPALYGFIFYIFHVELDEVPDGGDDTERHNQLHQQSAIIPGPPFLFGACSVLLALLVALFIPEHTPLGSRAGSWKKHASAHGHQHSAQPPEAKEPLLQDTNV; from the exons ATGACACAGAGCAAAAAGAAGAAGCGGGTGAATCGCAGTCTGCTGCTGGCCAAGAAAATAATCATCAAGGATGGCGGAACG CCACAGGGTTTTGGGTCCCCCAGTGTTTACCATGCTGTCATTGTCATATTTCTGGAATTCTTCGCTTGGGGATTGTTGACCGCACCCACACTGGTC GTTCTTCATGAGACCTTTCCGAAGCACACTTTTTTGATGAATGGCCTCATACAGGGAGTTAAG GGTTTGCTGTCATTTCTGAGTGCCCCTCTGATTGGTGCTCTGTCTGATGTCTGGGGAAGGAAGTCGTTTCTCCTTCTCACTGTTTTCTTCACATGTGCTCCCATACCTTTGATGAAGATTAGCCCATG gtgGTATTTTGCTGTTATTTCTGTTTCGGGAGTTTTTGCTGTGACATTCTCTGTGGTTTTTGCGTATGTTGCTGATATCACACAAGAGCATGAACGCAGCATGGCATACGGCCTG GTTTCAGCCACATTTGCTGCAAGCCTGGTGACCAGCCCCGCCATAGGTGCCTACCTCAGCCGAGCGTATGGAGACAGTCTAGTAGTGGTTTTAGCTTCAGCGATCGCCATGCTGGACATCTGCTTCATCCTGGTGGCTGTTCCTGAATCACTACCAGAGAAAATGAGACCTGCGTCATGGGGAGCACCGATCTCCTGGGAACAAGCTGACCCCTTTGCT tCCCTGAAGAAGGTGGGTCAGGACTCGACGGTGCTCCTTATCTGTATTACAGTATTCCTGTCATACCTCCCGGAGGCTGGCCAGTACTCCAGCTTCTTCCTCTACCTGCGACAG aTAATGGGCTTTTCACCAGAAAGTGTTGCTGCTTTCATAGCTGTACTAGGATTACTTTCCATTGTTGCACAg ACTGTAGTGTTAAGTTTACTGATGCGTTCCATCGGGAACAAGAACACGATCCTGCTGGGTTTGGGCTTTCAGATCCTCCAGCTGGCGTGGTATGGGTTTGGTTCAGAGCCATG GATGATGTGGGCTGCGGGTGCCGTGGCGGCCATGTCCAGCATCACCTTCCCTGCCGTTAGTGCGCTAGTGTCTCGCACGGCAGACCCAGACCAGCAAG GTGTGGGTCAGGGAATGATAACAGGGATTCGTGGTCTGTGTAACGGACTCGGCCCAGCTCTCTACGGCTTCATCTTCTACATCTTTCACGTAGAGCTGGACGAGGTTCCTGATGGAGGGGATGATACTGAGCGTCACAATCAGCTCCATCAGCAG AGTGCTATAATTCCAGGCCCTCCATTTCTTTTCGGAGCGTGCTCAGTGCTGCTGGCGCTACTCGTGGCTTTGTTCATCCCTGAACACACACCGCTGGGTAGCCGTGCGGGCAGCTGGAAGAAACACGCCTCGGCTCACGGGCACCAGCACAGCGCTCAGCCTCCAGAAGCCAAGGAGCCTCTGCTGCAGGACACCAACGTGTGA
- the LOC128543416 gene encoding interferon-induced protein 44-like isoform X1, with protein MATTSYFANVLNQSKEANSKEPPSFSFSVPATSKKDNETNKLLFTLGKPADNPTQDKNKDSTSKSKNKDKEVTKDVWPNLHLLETPWRSVNWTSESREELMEKVESYKPASGAVSEARVLLLGPVGAGKSSFISSVQSVFSGRVVNRAMVGSSASVGFTKKLQAFPIRRSGESSDSTALTLCDIMGIGDSTGLSLYDALCVVKGHVIEGHQFSAEEPVRSDTMGFIKKPTLKDKIHCVVFVVDASKINTYAKGLSTTFQQLREHISSLGVHQVALLTHVDEVCTVTSRDVSQVYRSRDVQQLMVKAGELIGMATSYIVPVRNYSSQLELDDNIDILLLSAVDHILQYVNLYFQDTAVDYKVTN; from the exons ATGGCTACTACTTCATACTTTGCAAATGTCCTGAATCAATCAAAAGAAGCTAACTCAAAGGAACCcccttcattttctttttcag TACCTGCAACAAGTAAGAAGGATAATGAGACAAAcaaactactttttactttggGAAAACCAGCAGATAATCCAACCCAGGACAAAAATAAGGACAGCACTtctaaaagcaaaaacaaagacaaGGAAGTGACcaaag ATGTGTGGCCAAATTTACATCTACTCGAGACTCCATGGAGATCAGTGAACTGGACCTCGGA ATCCAGGGAGGAACTGATGGAGAAGGTTGAGTCATACAAGCCGGCCAGCGGTGCTGTGTCTGAGGCTAGAGTCCTGCTTCTGGGTCCTGTTGGTGCAGGAAAGTCCAGTTTCATTAGTTCTGTGCAGTCTGTCTTTTCTGGCCGTGTCGTGAACCGGGCCATGGTGGGCTCATCTGCCTCTGTAGGCTTTACAAAAAAg CTCCAGGCATTTCCCATCAGACGTAGTGGAGAGAGTTCAGACTCCACCGCTTTGACCCTGTGTGATATTATGGGGATTGGAGACTCAACTGGACTAAGCCTTTATGATGCGCTCTGTGTTGTTAAGGGACATGTAATAGAGGGACATCAG TTCAGTGCTGAAGAGCCGGTGAGATCTGACACCATGGGCTTCATAAAGAAACCCACCCTCAAAGACAAGATTCACTGCGTGGTGTTTGTGGTGGATGCATCAAAAATCAACACTTATGCCAAAGGACTGAGCACCACATTCCAGCAGCTTCGAGAACACATCAGCAGCCTGG GTGTGCACCAGGTGGCGCTTCTGACTCACGTGGATGAAGTGTGCACAGTCACGTCTCGTGACGTCAGCCAGGTGTACAGGAGCCGTGATGTTCAGCAGCTG ATGGTGAAAGCCGGAGAGCTTATTGGAATGGCCACATCCTACATCGTGCCTGTGAGGAACTACTCCTCCCAGCTGGAGCTCGATGACAACATAGATATCTTACTGCTCAGTGCTGTCGACCACATCCTGCAGTACGTTAATCTGTACTTCCAGGACACCGCTGTGGACTATAAAGTTACCAACTAG